The Cryptomeria japonica chromosome 2, Sugi_1.0, whole genome shotgun sequence region GCATATATAATCTGAAACTGTAGCCCTAGTGATAAATGAGATCTGAAATTCAAAATAGAGAATATTATCAGAAGCCCACATGAAGAAAACGTGTGATAAATAATACCTTAACTTCATCATATAGCTTTTTTTCCCAGGCAAATATTCTTTCCAAAGTTGAGGCATGGCTCCCAGCAATCATGACACAGTCCTCAACAAATTCACTGCTACTATCTTCTgtatcttcttttgaacttgatgAAACGACATAACTTCTGGATGATGAAGATCTTGATGATAAAGAACGAAGCAGACTGAATGAACTACTCAGAACCTTTGCAGAATTCTCTGCATTTGGCATTGAAACATCAGATGACTAAATTTACTATTTTACATTTATTATTACTGAGTCAATCTGATAATTCTTAGATAAGTATCAAATCTTGATTGTTAAGGACTAGAAGGCATCTAAGTACCACTGTTTTCTGTAAAAGGGTATTTTTGATGTTTTCAAATTAAAAgccacaaaaaagtaaaaaattgaGCATATGAATGCATAGCAAATCAAACTTTTACAATATAAAACATGTCAATATCATTGACCATAAAGATTCAGACAATTGAGTCATTTGTATAGGAACTCAGTATTATGTAtgctataaattttgttttgagcatggtcaatatattttaaaatttatgcgTTAGTGATTACCATGATGATCTTCATGATAAAAATATTTAGCCAAAAAAGGCCTCAAAGGAGCCATACAACATCATGTATAGGGGATAAAATTAGGAAATGTACTAGCAGCAATCCAAAAGCCAGAATAGATTGCCATACCTTTGATATCACTAAGGCTTGAAGAGTGGTGCACTTTGCTTGCTTCAAGCAATGCAGAGATGTTGTTTCCAAATTGATAAGCTCTTATAAACTGGTCCTCAATTTCCTTCATAACCTGCAACATACTCATTGGCCTGTGGGTAGCAATGTTAGGTACATCTACGTTCTCTGAATTAACTTGTTTGTCCTTAACCTCCTCTTCACCAGGTTTCTCCTTCACTTGCTCTCCTACATCTCCAGTCCCTTCTGCACCTTTTGAAGGGATTTCCTctactgtggatttatcttttgtatCAACCACTGTTTCTACAGCTGGCTGAGATGGGACTTGAGTTAGTGCATCAGCATTCGACTCCGCAGCAGGCTCATTAATACTAGGTTGTTCTTTTGCAGGATCCGCAGGTGCCTCTGtttcctttttctcctcttccttcttgcTACCCCCGCGATTCTCTTCTTCCAATTCAGGAATCCCTTCTTCTTCTCTCACTTGTTTCATGATTCTGATCTCGTCTTCCTCATAAACTTGACTCAATCTCCTCTGGTCATGATATGGGTATGGATTGTCAAGTGAAAGGAATGGATTAAAGAAGTCCCAAGTCGAAGTTCGAGGAGGGGAGGGAGGTGTGGGAAGATAATCTGGGTTATTGTTGTTGTATAATGAGGCCACAGAGGATTGGGGAGGTGGCAAGTGGGTGCTAAAAAAACTATCTATCCCATATTGGTTAACGGTGGAATATGAATATGGATATGACTCCAAACTCACCCTCTGTGGAGAAGGTGGCCTTTCCTCAAAAAATAGGGGAGGCGCGCCTCCTGATCTCAAATGATTCACCACAGTTGTAGATGAAGAAACAGTTCCAGCAGGACTCTCAGCCTGTGGTGGAGAAGATTTTTCAGGCAGAGAGCCAGAACTGGTCTCCGTGGTTGTGGATGTGAACGTGGGTGTTGTGGGTATGGAAGAACACAACGACATTTCATCCCCTTCAATTAGGAGTCTAAGAGCACTGCCAACATTTTTTAGGGCACGTACATAAGCTACATGTGCTTCTGCAAATGCATACCTGTGTTCTACCGCTTGTTTTATAAGCAGCCTCCTCTCCTTACAACTTAAGACGGCATCCTCATTGTCAAGCTTTGACGTTGAGCAACCCATTTCTGATATAACCCTCTCCTAATAAAAACCAATATGCAGAAATTTTACAGGTCCAATTGCAAACAAGCGTTACTTCAAGTGGGCGGTCGTAAAGCATCAATTTAGAACAAGCACAGCCTACAAAACAGCCATTAATCCATTAAAATGGCACAAAACTTCTCCATATTTGGTGTATATTTACTAATTCAAATCCTTAACCAGAGCAGGATTTTCCTGCAGGCTCAATGCACCATTTAAAAGCTTAAAACAAATGCCTGTATTCCCTCCAAATCTCCGGATTCTTCGCTATTTCTCAGACCCCTCAGATTTTTCCTGGGTGTTTCTCTACACAATTTTTCCTAACATTTTAAAGTATTCCTTATTGGACCCACTTCATTTTCTGCTCTCTTTGCACGCTTtctgccaaaaaacttaaaaaaactcCACAAAAATCACACGCCCAGAAAACAAGACACAAGGTTTCTTTCTTGTAAAATTTGCCTAAACAGAAATTTAAAAGGTTTGAGTTAGGTACTTGCTATGACTCTGTATTCCGCGAAGAAGAGGGGGAGAACATAGATAGCAGGCATGCATGGAACTTTCGCCAAAATGCTGAGTCATAAGGCTAAACagcgaaaaagaagaaaaaatgacGACAGAGAATAGATTGATTGAAGGAATGAAATATGCCACCAATGAATTAATCGATTGCCAGGTGAAAAGGTATGACACATGGCATTGGTCAAAGAGCATAAGAACAGATGAGATTTGGAAGGATGAAAGAGAACAAGTACGATGATGAATCATATGATGTTGACCCCATTTCCTACAaggcaagaaagaaacaagattcgTACGCACCACCCCACGGTAAGGAATTTGTCATCCAAGCTTCTGCTTATTATTGTGACATAATTGCCCGTCTTTGCTAAATGTAAGCCGTGTTCATGTGTAAACGTTCTGGTTTGTTGAGTCAGTTGGAAGTGaatccagttttacttcttttaatCTCCGTGGGCTAGGGTAAATTCTTTGGTCAAAACTCACCCTCAATTAGGTATATTCCCTTGCAGAGTATAAACATCATTTTCAAAACTCATTCTTGTggggcaaatttttattttttttaatgtatccGTATGGTACGGTCAAGTAGATCCCATATTAGTAAAAAAAATTGGTGGAAGAATTCCTTACCAATACATTGTAAATATTTAATCATTTGGGTTGTAGTTCTAAGTACGTCTCTCGTGGAGTTAGTCTTCCTATCATCATTAATCGTATCTTATATGCATATAGTCATATAATTTGTCAGAGGCTTCTCCTCATGCATTCATTCAtggtttttatattttatgttgctCATCCTATGTCATCAATCATGCATGACACAAATTTAAGAGGGTTCTCCTCATCCATTCATTCATGGTTTCTATATTTTATGTTACTCATCCTAAGTCATCAATCATGCATGACACAAATTTaactcaaaatttaattttttaaattcaaatgtcAATTCACACTCTTTCTTCATGGTCTTTAGGAGCTAAATTGATGTATATTTGTGGAATGATTTTTATGACTTagtatttaaagacattcatttGAGCATTTAAATCAAGTAATATACTAAATTGAGAATTTGGCAAATAAGAATACAAAAATTACATTTATGTGTTGCTAAAGGGTAGCATAGTTGGTTAAGGACTTTGGGTTCTTCCCATATAGGTCTCGAAATTGATTCACGTTGCCTCGGGTTAAATGGCATGTGGTTGGTCCACACTTGGATTCTACTTCCTATGGACTGGTCTCACCTCTGCAGCACCCCAAAACTTAACACTTATCGTAGCTTCTAGGGATACCATaggtttatcaaaaaaaaaaactatgttaGAGATCACATATGTGTGGGGAAAAATTAATCTATAACCACAAAATCAACCCAAATTCATTTACAATCCTACACAAAATTCCAAGCAATGAGCATTACCTTGATAGTCTATTTTTTTGTATGTAGGTGAGTCGAATATGTAGGGGAAGCATACTagtagtcgttatagctaactttgtgcagccacagattctaaatggtacatcggattttgatgattttttttattgtctttgtatgagacttaactgcttatagctattgttctagcttTTGAGTAATAATGACACGCATTGTGGGATCTGTTATGTGCACAAacgtcaaaaagtacacatttcaaagtgttgcccaagacttacttaaagatgccccaataactgtgcacttaaaattgtcaatatttatgcacaaatgggccaatagTCTTGCATAAATGCCCTAGTAGTCgtgcacaaatgggtcaattatggtccaaaaatgctaaaaaatgagcaACTATTGGTAcaagtgaaatttattaatgggcttttagttatcatttttttggtttctttaaagttagcaATTGGGGGGTTGGATGCACAACGAGTGAACGGTTATTGGAACTGTAACAAGTACTATTGATCTTCCCATGTTATACCAAGccttcatcatcattattattccACAAGCTAAGTACCTAACTCCTTAGCATTTTATTTCCTAAAATAACATTAACTTGTATGCTTTATCATTCCCaactattatttatttaatttatgctaATTGTGTAGattaattataattattgaatTAACCTAGATTTGTTTAAGAAAAGTATATTTTCTTTTGCTTTTGTGTGGACTCGTTGAATCTTACACCCCTCGAGTTTGACCTTTGGGTTTATACATTTACTATTTTGAGAGTTCATGATATGGTATTTTTTAGACCTTCCTAGAGTTTATATTCTTCTTTATTGCAATTAAATTGTTATATCTCTCTTTATAGGGTTTGTGGCTTACTTTGTGTGCTCCATTTTTGCCTATCTTATCCACCATTTAGCACTTTATTAGGGATTCATTTTTAGAATTGATATATTattgataattttattttaaactttGATGGGGTTTATTATAGCTCATTTTAATATCTTTCATAAGTCATATTGCATTGTTTATTCCACAAGTTACTCATGATTATAATCTTCCTTCAAGGAATGCTTGCTTAAACTCTAATATGGCACCCCATCTACTAAAATTAGATTTTATTATGATGTTAGGTATTGTTGAGAGCAACGAGGATCATTATGATCATGGCAACCACTTGAACAACAAGAATTTGATTACGTGAAAGTTAGCTTGGCTCATGCAAAGAATCATACACAAGTAATATACATGATTCACAACTTATTTATCAATAATCCACAAAGGCTATAAGTCTTTCAAACTTTAGGTGTGAAAATTGCTTCACCTACCTTCTTGTTTGGTGCATCCACTTCCTCTCCTTATATCATCAATCCTCCTACTTTCCATGACCATTGTTCAACATCATAATGTCATCCCTACCTCCACTAGTGTCACACCATATACAATATATCCTGTTTCCACTCCCACCCCTCTTTACATGGTCTCCCTCTTAGATATATCCCTCTCATTTTTCTCATATTCTACATGATTTATCATATCTCTATTCCTCTTTCATCCACCATTACCCTACCTAATATATCTAGCACCCCTTTCACTCATGGCATTTCTACTTCCACCATTCACTCATCTATCATAACTAGTTTTCCTTCTATGCTATCATCCATATATTTGCACATAAATTATACTTCTTGTTATATTCCTTCATCCCAACATATGGCTCATACTATTTTTCCATCTCATTCCATGACTAGTACTTCCAATGACATGATTTGTTCAACTATGGCCATGTATTTTCCCATTTCATTACAACCTCGTTATACATACTCCATTCTATGCATACACCCAACACTACTCTTATCTTCATCACCAACTTAGATATGCTATTGCAAGAAGTATAAAATTTTAAGAAGGAAATCGAAGACGAGAAGAATGATTCTAAATTGCTTATAATCCACCACATTGCATGCCATTAGTAATAAAAGTGgttatatatatttttcttgttGGTTTTATGGCTCCTAAATTTGAACTATATTATGGAAAGGGGGATCTAAGAGTTCACATACAATCCTTTTATGACTACATGTGATAAGATCTTAGCCAAGTAGTTTATGTCAACCTTAAAGGACTATGTTATCCAAAGTGAAAGAGGTTGAGTAAAGGGGTGGAATTGGTCTCTTTGATGATGCGTCATCTATCTATCCATCCCTTTGCCTCttggttttatttaattttttgatgaTTTAGCTACAACTTTCTTAAAGCATATTTGTACCATCTTATATTGCTATATTATGCTTTCATTACCACATTATCTTGTTAAATTATGACGCATCAAGCTTTCCATCATGATATAGTACACTTGTTTGTTGTATAATGTTTTTAGAGTTGCCCTATTAGATTGGAAGCACCTTGCTTTCCCTATTCTTAATGGTGCTACCATTGTCATACCAAGAGTTATCTCATTTTATTGGGGGTAT contains the following coding sequences:
- the LOC131047395 gene encoding protein ALTERED PHOSPHATE STARVATION RESPONSE 1, giving the protein MGCSTSKLDNEDAVLSCKERRLLIKQAVEHRYAFAEAHVAYVRALKNVGSALRLLIEGDEMSLCSSIPTTPTFTSTTTETSSGSLPEKSSPPQAESPAGTVSSSTTVVNHLRSGGAPPLFFEERPPSPQRVSLESYPYSYSTVNQYGIDSFFSTHLPPPQSSVASLYNNNNPDYLPTPPSPPRTSTWDFFNPFLSLDNPYPYHDQRRLSQVYEEDEIRIMKQVREEEGIPELEEENRGGSKKEEEKKETEAPADPAKEQPSINEPAAESNADALTQVPSQPAVETVVDTKDKSTVEEIPSKGAEGTGDVGEQVKEKPGEEEVKDKQVNSENVDVPNIATHRPMSMLQVMKEIEDQFIRAYQFGNNISALLEASKVHHSSSLSDIKENSAKVLSSSFSLLRSLSSRSSSSRSYVVSSSSKEDTEDSSSEFVEDCVMIAGSHASTLERIFAWEKKLYDEVKDGERLRITYDKKCMQLRNQESKGEDFQVVEKTRVTIKSLHARIKVSIHAVDSISRRIQKLSTEELQPQLVELIQGLMQMWKGMLECHQIQYQIITEAKSLSCSADDVILTDSHQQATSHLENTLHDWHRSFSKWIYSQKAYVQALYGWLSKCIILDSNSSSKSKSPSSSHTTGPLIFIICREWYHAINRMPGELVIEKIKKFSANVHALWEQRDEEHRQKRRTEYLSKDLERKVAHLQRVESRRHDGAGPIDTGMSEQNVSIESFRKRVEEEKERHKKIIHETQDATLKTLQTGLALTLEALTQFASASVQEYEQLHQNSQNSTISDV